GATCACCACGGGCTTGCGGCCGTGAATTGCAGATTGGGAATCCTTCAGTTCGTCCTTCAGGTAGAGGGCAATCGCCTGCGTCGCGAGCCGCACATTGTCGAAAGTGAATTCGCGGGCAATGATGCCGCGCCAGCCCGACGTTCCAAATTTAATCATAGGGTGACGAAGGTCAGTAATGCGTGATGGCTTGTTGAAGCGAAGACCCGCGCGTGTGAATGCGTCACACGCTGCTTAACTTCTCCAGTCAAAGGCGCGCTTCTTCACTGCGTAGATATAGCCGACGAACAGGATCAGCATGAAGGAAAGCATGGATCCGAAAATCAGGGAGGCATTCTCGCGCAGCATATCCTTGTAAATGACGGCCCAGGGATAGAGGAAAACGACTTCGATATCGAACAGAATGAACAGCATCGCGACGAGGTAGAACTTCAACGACAACCTCGAGCTGCCTTCGCCGACGGGCATCATGCCGCATTCGTAAGCGGAATCTTTGATCGGAAGGCGTTTGCCTTTTTTTCCGACCAGCACGGAGAACCCAAGCATCCCGAAGGCAAAGCTCACTG
This window of the Verrucomicrobiia bacterium genome carries:
- a CDS encoding NADH-quinone oxidoreductase subunit A; the encoded protein is MDSDSSQLTQYIPVLMLGVLAVSFAFGMLGFSVLVGKKGKRLPIKDSAYECGMMPVGEGSSRLSLKFYLVAMLFILFDIEVVFLYPWAVIYKDMLRENASLIFGSMLSFMLILFVGYIYAVKKRAFDWRS